ctaggtctgcctgtttattttacttaactaaattggaaaattttgtatctaaatcatctctaaatccattagtttttgcattaattgttaggtaaagtttcatgatattatatgggtattgattaaatgcttttcgaacagcggtttctgaataacgaaggtatatatatatgtgtaggtgtaaTTCCAGGTGAAATTAGAAGTTTTATAGCCAGTGTTGGCGACACTGGAGAAGGTATTGAGCCTATAAAAGTTGCCAAATTGNNNNNNNNNNNNNNNNNNNNNNNNNNNNNNNNNNNNNNNNNNNNNNNNNNNNNNNNNNNNNNNNNNNNNNNNNNNNNNNNNNNNNNNNNNNNNNNNNNNNNNNNNNNNNNNNNNNNNNNNNNNNNNNNNNNNNNNNNNNNNNNNNNNNNNNNNNNNNNNNNNNNNNNNNNNNNNNNNNNNNNNNNNNNNNNNNNNNNNNNNNNNNNNNNNNNNNNNNNNNNNNNNNNNNNNNNNNNNNNNNNNNNNNNNNNNNNNNNNNNNNNNNNNNNNNNNNNNNNNNNNNNNNNNNNNNNNNNNNNNNNNNNNNNNNNNNNNNNNNNNNNNNNNNNNNNNNNNNNNNNNNNNNNNNNNNNNNNNNNNNNNNNNNNNNNNNNNNNNNNNNNNNNNNNNNNNNNNNNNNNNNNNNNNNNNNNNNNNNNNNNNNNNNNNNNNNNNNNNNNNNNNNNNNNNNNNNNNNNNNNNNNNNNNNNNNNNNNNNNNNNNNNNNNNNNNNNNNNNNNtcctttttttattattcccaacttttcgtgattcttaatcacattgtccagggctaaaaataaaacatatacaaaagaattaagggtaggctcccctttcaaggggtgccaatcgtaaaaaatatttcccaaaaatacactaatcaagacacgctaatgaaattttcaggcattattagcactataataaggcatatcctctgtaagtcttaacatcctacagggaaaataaaggattttatgtataaaaatgtgaaaatcggagcttagcgacttaaaagttgtttggtgaccagtgagaaactaatgtcttgaattgaaattcgctctgtcattatgtttgtttatccacctggaacaagcagacaaagttttatcaaaatcgaacagtaaataagcacacagcaagaaaaaaacgagcattaactttagtgaaagcccggctggtgatggagggatacctagaaataaatattcaccaaaaattaaaatttcgatttagggaaaaaaccttctgtgtttttctaggtattatgtcacttgatggcctaaaacatctaaatattatattacttaaggcataagagcaggacaagcaaagaaatacacccctctcccgaaaaaagaaaaaaacgagaaattacgatttttgtctgatgacgaaaatattggatataaaatcatagtcacccctgagcccattttctttattatcactgatatgagaaaacgactttgaacagtttttaaggggtaaactataaaaattagaaaattactaatgatatttcgtatttttactattaacataagagGGGCGTTGataaccaggggggggggggcattatagaggctggagatgaattctacacatatcacggccttctgataggcaaaaggaagacttttagcaaagaaaaaaacaattgggaaaattcaccctctgatcgtggaggaaacagttaaaatttttcacaaattaattcaaaactataaaaaccagttaaaatttaaatgaaaattaaaatgaaaaaaatgaatgaataaatatatatacatcagacaaggtagtggaaccaacctcgcagaaacgtagtgagaaactgtatgccaacaagagttagaaaacaaaccaaagaaaactatgacaaatacaactgaatagaagaagcttttctgcgaggttggttccactactttgtctgatgtatatatatttatttattcattttttttttcattttaattttcatttaaatttgaaCTGGTTTTTATAgtcttgaatgaatttgtaaaaaattttaactgtttcttaattcttttgtatatgttttatttttagccctggacaatgtgattaagaatcacgaaacgttgggaatgataaaaaaaggacattttgaactactctttccctatccataccatgaaatttgtgttcagtaCTGGCTGTTGTTGCCttcactgaagatatatatatatatatatatatatatatatatatatatatatatatatatatatatatatatatatatatatatatatatatatatatatatatatatatatatatatatatatatatatatatatatatatatatatatatatatatatatatatatatatatatatatatatttatatatatatatacacagtgatacctctggatacgaaagtttctgcttacgaaaaattcaggttacgaaaagcgattcgaagatttttatgccccagtatacgaataaaatttcagtatacgaaaagcttacgagatcccaaatCGTCGCCGAgattaattttaaaaagcgcgccgccagactttgaacttgggtaaactcactcacagcctcccgctcacccattggttatctccctactcagatgctagctgacgccataagatcctgctttcctattggtcggcaactatcccaccttgcttacgcacgggcgttcatctctctctctcttttcgttccgactgcagtatcgttaacagacattgtgtgctttcgcttgtttgacgtagtgttaaatacatttgtACGCCACgttttatcgttattaaacattcgttgctgtgcactgtactgtattagtgtttactatacatagtactgtatataacgtacgtagtgtattacgtattgagcttaatactgaagccatgggtcccaagaatgttgccgaaggaaagaagaagaagacgatgctctcgatggagacgaaactcgaaatcgtgaaaaagtacgagtctggcatgcgatTAAGTGCGATAGCCAAGGAGTATAGCTGGAATCCGtttacgataggcaccatcctgaagcagaaggcggccatcaaagcagcgacaccctctaagggcgtcactatttttcCAACAAAAGAACCCacatgcatgacgagatggagaggctgcttcttgtgtggatcacagacaaagagatctcaggagacgtCATCACTGAGACttcaatttgccagaaggcctccaccattttcggtgatctcgtgcgttctcaggccgaagaaggggcaggagaaggaacatcccagcaggaacccccagagttcaaggcctctcgggggtggttcgagaaattcaagaaaaggactggtattcattcagtggtacggcatggggaggcagccagctcggacacgaaggccgccgaagcctttgttaaaacgtttgaagagttgactctgcaggaaggctacagttcgcagcaagttttcaattgcgacgaaactgggcttttctggaagaaaatgccttgtcggacgttcatcacggcgaaggagaagaggctacccggacataagcctatgaggGACAGGCTTACCCTcgctttttgcgcaaacgccagtggggactgcaagataaagcccctgctggtgtaccattctgaaaatccccgagccttcaaaacccacaaagtcatcaagaagAACCTTCCCAAGATTTGGAGGGCGAAttctaaagcctgggtaacgaggcaacttttcattgattgggtgaatgtctgcttcggtccgactgtctgaaaatatttggaagaaaagcgcctccctatgaaatgtctactggtgttggacaatgctccagctcaccctcctggcctcgaggaatatcttgtggccgagtattccttcataaaggttatgtatctaccgcctaacaccacccctctcctccagcccatggaccagcaagttatttctaatttccaaAAATTGTAcgcgaagcatctcttccagagatgtttccaagtcacagaaagtacaaacatcactctgcgtgaattctggaaagatcactttgatatcgtgatatgcctcaaactcattgaTCTCGCTTgccaggaagtttcgaggcgtaccctgaactcatcttggaggaagctgtgcccagatgttgtctctgcacgagacttcgaggggttcaggaagcctggaggcgaaaccgagatcgttgacgatcctgaacccattcagcagtctgaggtggctgacatcgtacgtcttggtacgtccatggggctggaagttagcgccgaggatatagatgaacttatcgaggagcaccacgaggagttgacgacggacgacctgaaggagttggagacgatgcaaaggagtgttgttcaagagcagttctctagcggtaatgaggaggatgttacacctttgaaaacgtcagacactaaggaaattctcgcatgtttccataaaatggcagattacgtcgaaaaggaacatccagaaaaagtttataccaaccgtgcgcttcaactctgcaatgacgtttgcctaacgcattttagaaatgtgttgaaaattaGGCagaacaagcttcaatggatagtttcttatgaaagagccagcagtattagtaggccaagacgaaggtgaaagtgaagaaaagaaacagaaaagaggaagtgatgaagaattagaaggtgaaagtaaagaaaagaaacagaaaaaagaaagtgatgaagaagtagaagaaatttagaaaatatgaaaaacgtaaagttataaaaaagcaaaaaaaaaaaaaattcaatttcaagttcTATGTTAccattaagtgttaaagtaattttttctttcattttatagttttccatatgtaatgttaagtgttaattatttctgccatttttttatttcgtaaagtttaagtgtgtaaattactgtacatagtctgtcacttgttacttTTTCTGCCATATGccttcctcctctgccgcgacttcgctatcggacatcgtctcaatcaaaaggtaagttttaacttttttgttaattaactgtaacctttttttcagggtatcaatccttaatttaggtgtatgtacaggtaacaatacacatttagtgatccaaatgctttacatacagtaccgtaacttttatacagtagtaaagaaaacggaccgttttcttagggcttggaggggataactaggctataaatacattattgaataatctcatggtggtttctggaatggattaggccgtttttaacggttgggttcattattgaatgatagaaatggctgcattgtatgtttattactacagtttagcgtgtttatgaaagaaaaggtgtctttttgcAAGGCTTGggacggattaggctatttacatgtaaaacgcgactcaggatacgaaaccgcatcctgaacggattacattcgtatcctgaggcatcactgtatatatatatatatatatatatatatatatatatatatatatatatatatatatatatatatatatatatatatatatatttcatcatctcctcctacgcctattgactcaaagggcctcggttagatatcgccagtcgtctctatcttgagcttttaattcaatacttttccattcatcatctcctacttcgcgcttcatagtcctctgcaaTGTAGGcgtgggtattccaactcttctagtgccttgtggagcccagatgaacgtttggtgaataaatctctcttggagagtgcgaagagcatgcccaaactatctccatatacccttcctcatgatctcatccacatatggcactcgagtaatctctcatatagtttcatttccaatcctgtagatttgataacaaatccCTCTGAtcgatattgggagttgaatggcaggacccgatgattgtgtatatatatatatatatatatatatatatatatatatatatatatatatatatatatatatatatatatatatatatatatatatatatatatatatgtgtgtgtgtgtgtgtgtgtgtgtctgtctgtctgtctgtaaatatatatatatatatatatatatatatatatatatatatatatatatatatatatatatatatatatataatatgtttttatatatacttatttatatatgtgtgtgtgtgtatgcatgtgtatatatgtatgtatgcatatatatatatatatatatatatatatatatatatatatatatatatatatatatatatatatatatatatatatatatatatatatatatatatactgtatatatatatatatatatatatatatatatatatatatgtatatatatatatatatatatatatatatatatatatatatatatatatataatatatgatatatataatcagCCTTTACTATtgtactgcagaacaaatgcctctgaCGTGTTTttccacttgcgtcagtttatggtctttctatgccatttaaCACCCGCAAGCTCTCTATTTCGTCAATCTGTCGtgttctctttctttccctgcttcgtttgcaatctctagggactcatcctct
This genomic stretch from Palaemon carinicauda isolate YSFRI2023 chromosome 12, ASM3689809v2, whole genome shotgun sequence harbors:
- the LOC137650740 gene encoding uncharacterized protein translates to METKLEIVKKYESGMRLSAIAKEYSWNPFTIGTILKQKAAIKAATPSKGVTIFPTKEPTCMTRWRGCFLCGSQTKRSQETSSLRLQFARRPPPFSKMPCRTFITAKEKRLPGHKPMRDRLTLAFCANASGDCKIKPLLVYHSENPRAFKTHKVIKKNLPKIWRANSKAWPMDQQVISNFQKLYAKHLFQRCFQVTESTNITLREFWKDHFDIVICLKLIDLACQEVSRRTLNSSWRKLCPDLSNNTARPSSLERVLTLCVVRFCFKRWPFLVQRFLAHLAMGQLFHCCWDWGPRRGFVIYMSEFWSVIITMIATEVMNGYSLLVSRQIFMGEVIT